The Acidobacteriota bacterium genome has a segment encoding these proteins:
- the rpsJ gene encoding 30S ribosomal protein S10, with amino-acid sequence MATFSDKIRIRLKAYDHRLLDQSTSEIVDTARRTGARLAGPIPLPTDKNKWTVLRSPHVDKKSREQFEIRTHKRLIDIFEPTSQTVDALMKLDLPAGVDVEIKAFGKEHA; translated from the coding sequence ATGGCAACGTTCAGCGACAAGATTCGGATCCGGCTGAAGGCGTACGACCATCGGCTGCTCGACCAGTCGACGAGCGAGATCGTCGACACGGCGCGGCGGACCGGCGCGCGGCTCGCGGGACCGATCCCTCTGCCGACGGACAAGAACAAGTGGACGGTGCTGCGTTCCCCGCATGTCGACAAGAAGTCGCGGGAGCAGTTCGAGATTCGTACTCACAAGCGCCTGATAGACATCTTCGAGCCGACGTCGCAGACGGTGGATGCGCTGATGAAGCTCGATCTGCCCGCCGGGGTGGACGTCGAGATCAAGGCGTTCGGCAAGGAGCATGCGTAG
- a CDS encoding 50S ribosomal protein L3 → MVTGIIGQKIGMTQVFGTDGAARPVTVLKAGPCVVIQRKQADRDGYEAVQLGLVEDRPARVTKPVAGLYARANVPPTRVRREVPLDGGSDAPAEGERVLASLFAEGEQVDVTGISRGHGFQGVMKRHGFGGGRATHGSMFHRAPGSIGQSSYPSRVLKGMRAPGRMGGDQVTVRNLRVVTVDAESNRLVVTGAVPGAAGAYVVIRRAVAPRREPAAPPVDEKKKKKR, encoded by the coding sequence ATGGTGACCGGGATCATTGGGCAGAAGATCGGCATGACGCAGGTGTTCGGGACCGACGGCGCGGCGCGGCCGGTCACCGTGCTCAAGGCCGGACCGTGCGTGGTCATCCAGCGCAAGCAGGCGGACCGGGACGGGTACGAGGCCGTGCAGCTCGGGCTGGTCGAGGATCGGCCGGCGCGCGTCACCAAGCCGGTGGCCGGCCTGTATGCCCGGGCGAACGTGCCCCCGACGCGGGTGCGGCGGGAGGTGCCGCTCGACGGCGGGAGCGATGCGCCGGCCGAGGGCGAGCGGGTGCTGGCCTCGCTCTTCGCCGAGGGCGAGCAGGTGGACGTCACCGGCATCAGCCGCGGTCACGGCTTTCAGGGCGTCATGAAGCGGCACGGCTTCGGCGGCGGCCGCGCGACGCACGGCTCGATGTTCCATCGGGCGCCGGGGTCGATCGGCCAGTCCTCGTATCCGTCGCGGGTCCTCAAGGGCATGCGGGCGCCGGGGCGCATGGGCGGGGACCAGGTAACGGTACGCAATCTGCGCGTCGTGACGGTCGATGCCGAGAGCAACCGGTTGGTGGTGACCGGCGCGGTGCCGGGCGCAGCGGGCGCCTACGTGGTGATTCGCCGCGCGGTCGCGCCACGCCGCGAGCCGGCGGCGCCGCCGGTCGACGAGAAGAAGAAGAAGAAGCGATGA
- the rplD gene encoding 50S ribosomal protein L4: protein MTCDVVNEHNETVDAFELSDELFAGPIATGLIWESVVHEQAGTRRGTHATKTRGLVSGTGRKPWRQKGSGRARVGEARNPLWRTGGTVFGPQPRSYEYRLPRKVERGALRAALRVKFEEGAVVVLSEFAIDEPKTRLAVELLDRLGVTGKALLVDVSPGNALERAVSNLPDVRLAASGRVTARDLANAGRVVMSRAAAEHLARVVAS, encoded by the coding sequence ATGACGTGTGACGTGGTCAACGAGCACAACGAGACGGTCGACGCTTTCGAGCTGAGCGACGAGCTGTTCGCTGGACCGATCGCCACGGGCCTGATCTGGGAGTCGGTGGTTCACGAGCAGGCGGGTACGCGGCGCGGCACGCACGCCACGAAGACGCGCGGGCTCGTCAGCGGCACCGGCCGGAAGCCGTGGCGTCAGAAGGGCTCGGGCCGCGCGCGGGTCGGCGAGGCCCGAAACCCGTTGTGGCGCACCGGCGGCACCGTGTTCGGGCCGCAGCCGCGCAGCTACGAGTACCGCCTGCCGCGCAAGGTGGAGCGGGGTGCGCTGCGCGCGGCGCTGCGCGTGAAGTTCGAGGAGGGGGCCGTCGTCGTGCTGTCCGAGTTCGCGATCGACGAGCCGAAGACGCGACTGGCCGTGGAGTTGCTCGACAGGCTGGGCGTGACCGGCAAGGCGCTGCTGGTCGACGTGTCTCCGGGCAACGCTCTGGAGCGCGCGGTGAGCAATCTCCCCGACGTGCGCCTGGCGGCGTCGGGCCGTGTGACGGCGCGGGATCTGGCCAACGCGGGCCGGGTCGTCATGAGCCGGGCGGCGGCCGAGCATCTGGCGCGGGTGGTGGCGTCATGA
- a CDS encoding 50S ribosomal protein L23, with product MKSTEVIRRALITEKTTLMREQGQILAFEVAMGATKVDVKRAVQQLLGAKVAEVRTSIAHGKVKRQGRFAGRRPDWKKAYVRLRPGESVPEFLEGA from the coding sequence ATGAAGTCGACCGAGGTGATTCGGAGGGCGCTGATTACCGAGAAGACCACGCTCATGCGGGAGCAGGGCCAGATTCTCGCCTTCGAGGTCGCCATGGGGGCGACGAAGGTGGACGTCAAGCGCGCGGTGCAGCAGTTGCTCGGGGCGAAGGTCGCGGAGGTGCGAACGTCCATCGCCCACGGCAAGGTCAAGCGTCAGGGACGGTTCGCGGGGCGGCGGCCGGACTGGAAGAAGGCCTACGTCCGGCTGCGCCCGGGCGAGTCCGTGCCGGAGTTCCTCGAGGGCGCATAG
- the rplB gene encoding 50S ribosomal protein L2: MAIRKHKPTSAGRRFQSVQTFDEITVTRPYRPLTQPLKKSGGRNNTGSITIWWRGGGHKRAYRVIDFKRDKIGVPAKVSTIEYDPNRSARIALVTYADGEKRYILHPLGVKVGDSIVAGPDVDILPGNTLPLSNIPLGTQVHNVELRPGKGGQLARSAGASVQVVAKDGKYVTVRLPSGETRLVMPKCVATIGQVGNVEHENVRVGKAGRNRWRGRRPHVCGNAMNPVDHPLGGGEGHAAGGRHPVSPWGVPAKGYKTRKQKPSDRFILSRKKKR, from the coding sequence ATGGCGATTCGCAAGCACAAGCCGACGTCGGCCGGCCGGCGATTCCAGAGCGTGCAGACGTTCGACGAAATCACCGTCACGCGGCCGTACCGACCGTTGACGCAGCCGCTCAAGAAGTCGGGCGGGCGGAACAACACGGGATCGATCACGATCTGGTGGCGGGGCGGTGGGCACAAGCGCGCCTACCGGGTCATAGATTTCAAGCGCGACAAGATCGGCGTTCCGGCGAAGGTGTCGACGATCGAGTACGACCCGAACCGGTCGGCGCGCATCGCGCTGGTCACCTACGCCGACGGCGAGAAGCGCTACATCCTGCATCCGCTCGGGGTGAAGGTGGGCGACTCGATCGTCGCCGGCCCGGACGTGGACATCCTGCCGGGCAACACCCTGCCGCTCAGCAACATCCCCCTCGGCACGCAGGTGCACAACGTCGAGCTGCGGCCCGGCAAGGGTGGTCAGCTCGCTCGCAGCGCAGGCGCATCGGTGCAGGTCGTGGCCAAGGACGGCAAGTACGTCACCGTTCGACTGCCGTCGGGAGAGACACGCCTCGTCATGCCGAAGTGCGTCGCGACGATCGGCCAGGTCGGCAACGTCGAGCACGAGAACGTCCGGGTCGGCAAGGCCGGCCGGAATCGCTGGCGCGGTCGCCGCCCCCATGTCTGCGGCAACGCCATGAACCCGGTCGATCATCCGCTCGGCGGGGGCGAAGGGCATGCGGCCGGGGGACGTCATCCGGTCTCGCCGTGGGGCGTTCCGGCCAAGGGTTACAAGACCCGCAAGCAGAAGCCCTCCGATCGCTTCATCCTCT